In Saccharothrix violaceirubra, the following are encoded in one genomic region:
- the idi gene encoding isopentenyl-diphosphate Delta-isomerase, protein MEQVVLLDEQGAAIGVADKVGVHHEDTPLHLAFSSYLFDRSGRLLLTRRALHKKTWPGVWTNSCCGHPAPGEDAASAVRRRLREELGLGDVTLDLVLPRFRYRAVMDNGIVENEMCPVFRGYVDTEPDPNPDEVDSVEWVDWAEFVPAVLSGVRPISPWCRLQVEELAKLDDDPTRWPVGVESDLPPAAR, encoded by the coding sequence GTGGAACAAGTCGTGCTGCTCGACGAGCAGGGTGCCGCGATCGGCGTCGCGGACAAGGTCGGTGTCCACCACGAGGACACCCCCCTGCACCTGGCGTTCTCCAGCTACCTGTTCGACCGCTCGGGCCGGTTGCTGCTCACGAGACGGGCGCTGCACAAGAAGACCTGGCCGGGCGTCTGGACGAACTCGTGTTGCGGCCACCCGGCACCGGGCGAGGACGCGGCCTCGGCCGTCCGTCGTCGGCTCCGGGAGGAACTGGGGCTCGGCGACGTGACGCTCGACCTCGTCCTCCCGAGGTTCCGGTACCGCGCGGTCATGGACAACGGGATCGTGGAGAACGAGATGTGCCCGGTCTTCCGCGGCTACGTCGACACCGAACCCGACCCCAACCCCGACGAGGTCGACTCCGTCGAGTGGGTCGACTGGGCGGAGTTCGTGCCCGCGGTGCTGTCGGGGGTGCGGCCGATCTCGCCGTGGTGCCGACTCCAGGTCGAAGAGTTGGCCAAGCTCGACGACGACCCGACGCGGTGGCCGGTGGGAGTCGAAAGCGATCTGCCGCCGGCCGCCCGGTGA
- a CDS encoding DUF998 domain-containing protein, with protein sequence MLTQPARATAAAGALAVVLTVVLVGSLDACRATVSTAFLRRTISEYALGPHRWVFDTAVVLLVLGSCAVLAVLVRRGIAKKSAAVAMGAWALGLTLVVLFPKHDWAVGPSASGTVHRVGSLLAFVSLPIAAILLAKPWTRHARWGGHARWTLGMGVLSALSFSPLLYAILLNATTGTSWWRVFPLGYVERVLVLTEVATVLVAALWAFAVAQPSYRLSRTSR encoded by the coding sequence GTGCTCACCCAACCAGCCCGCGCCACGGCGGCGGCCGGGGCGCTCGCCGTCGTCCTGACCGTCGTCCTGGTCGGCTCGCTCGACGCCTGTCGCGCGACCGTGTCCACCGCCTTCCTGCGCCGGACGATCAGCGAGTACGCCCTCGGCCCGCACCGGTGGGTGTTCGACACCGCCGTGGTGCTGCTGGTGCTCGGGTCGTGCGCCGTGCTGGCCGTCCTGGTCCGGCGCGGCATCGCGAAGAAGAGCGCGGCCGTGGCGATGGGCGCGTGGGCACTCGGGTTGACGCTGGTCGTGCTGTTCCCCAAGCACGACTGGGCCGTGGGGCCGAGCGCGAGCGGCACCGTGCACCGGGTCGGGAGCCTGCTCGCGTTCGTCAGCCTGCCGATCGCGGCGATCCTGCTGGCCAAGCCGTGGACCCGGCACGCCCGCTGGGGCGGCCACGCGCGGTGGACGTTGGGCATGGGCGTGCTGTCCGCGTTGAGCTTCTCGCCGCTGCTCTACGCGATCCTGCTCAACGCCACCACGGGCACGTCGTGGTGGCGCGTCTTTCCGCTCGGCTACGTCGAACGCGTCCTCGTGCTCACCGAGGTGGCCACCGTGCTGGTGGCCGCGCTGTGGGCGTTCGCCGTCGCTCAGCCCTCGTACAGGCTGTCCAGGACCTCCCGGTAG
- a CDS encoding AMP-dependent synthetase/ligase, with the protein MARSIPDLLRERVRQTPDREAFRHRVDGGWKSLTWADVDREVRGLALGYRALGVRDGARVAIMATTSVGWILTDLAVLAAGGVTTTVYPNNSAEECAHIVSDSGSVIVAVDRELADKVPAGVRTVVIGAEDFPAAEGDYDAMVDELAPEHLATLIYTSGTTGTPKGVELTHDNWLHTGESIAEVDILRPDDLHFLWLPMSHAFGKVLQVGVIAVGTPTAVDGSADRIAENLLELRPTIVAGAPRIFEKIHQRVVAAVRADGGVKRLLFEWAVKVARRPSSGRLSRAIADRLVFSKLRDRVGGRIRYFVSGSAPLSEDVGRFFAGAGLTILEGYGLTESSAASFINRPEDPEFGTVGRPLPGTLVKIADDGEVLIGGRGVMRGYHGLPEETAKTLVDGWLRTGDIGELDAAGRLRITDRKKDLIKTSGGKYVAPQAVATRIKAASPYIGHVLVHGDQRRYVVALVTLDPDTTPAGLDADAEVRRAVDEANAGLARHETVKRFAVLPRDFSVEDGTLTASMKLRRREIEDRYREVLDSLYEG; encoded by the coding sequence GTGGCCCGTTCGATCCCCGACCTGCTGCGTGAGCGGGTGCGTCAGACGCCCGACCGGGAGGCGTTCCGGCACCGGGTCGACGGCGGGTGGAAGTCGCTGACGTGGGCCGACGTCGACCGGGAGGTGCGCGGGCTCGCCCTGGGCTACCGGGCGCTGGGCGTCCGCGACGGCGCCCGGGTCGCGATCATGGCCACGACCAGCGTGGGCTGGATCCTCACCGACCTCGCCGTGCTCGCGGCCGGCGGGGTGACGACCACGGTGTACCCGAACAACTCCGCCGAGGAGTGCGCGCACATCGTGTCCGACTCGGGCAGCGTGATCGTCGCGGTCGACCGGGAACTCGCGGACAAGGTGCCCGCCGGCGTCCGGACGGTCGTCATCGGCGCGGAGGACTTCCCGGCGGCCGAGGGCGACTACGACGCCATGGTCGACGAACTCGCGCCGGAGCACCTGGCCACGTTGATCTACACGTCCGGCACCACGGGCACGCCCAAGGGCGTCGAACTCACCCACGACAACTGGCTGCACACCGGCGAGTCCATCGCCGAGGTGGACATCCTGCGGCCCGACGACCTGCACTTCCTGTGGCTGCCGATGTCGCACGCGTTCGGCAAGGTGCTCCAGGTCGGCGTGATCGCGGTCGGCACGCCCACGGCCGTGGACGGTTCGGCGGACCGGATCGCGGAGAACCTGCTGGAACTGCGGCCCACGATCGTCGCGGGCGCGCCCCGGATCTTCGAGAAGATCCACCAGCGGGTGGTGGCGGCGGTGCGCGCCGACGGCGGTGTGAAGCGTTTGCTGTTCGAGTGGGCGGTGAAGGTCGCGCGGCGGCCCTCGTCGGGCCGGCTCAGCCGGGCGATCGCCGACCGGCTGGTGTTCTCGAAGCTGCGCGACCGGGTCGGCGGGCGCATCCGGTACTTCGTGTCGGGCTCGGCGCCGCTGTCCGAGGACGTCGGCCGGTTCTTCGCGGGCGCCGGGCTGACGATCCTGGAGGGCTACGGGCTGACCGAGTCGTCGGCCGCGTCGTTCATCAACCGGCCCGAGGACCCGGAGTTCGGCACGGTCGGCCGGCCGCTGCCCGGCACGCTGGTGAAGATCGCCGACGACGGCGAGGTGCTGATCGGCGGACGCGGCGTCATGCGCGGCTACCACGGCCTGCCCGAGGAGACGGCGAAGACGCTGGTCGACGGCTGGCTGCGGACCGGCGACATCGGCGAACTCGACGCGGCGGGCCGGTTGCGGATCACCGACCGCAAGAAGGACCTGATCAAGACCAGTGGCGGCAAGTACGTCGCGCCGCAGGCCGTGGCGACCCGGATCAAGGCGGCCAGCCCCTACATCGGGCACGTGCTCGTGCACGGCGACCAGCGGCGGTACGTCGTCGCCCTGGTCACGCTCGACCCGGACACCACGCCCGCCGGGCTCGACGCGGACGCCGAGGTGCGGCGCGCGGTCGACGAGGCGAACGCGGGGCTGGCCCGGCACGAGACGGTCAAGCGGTTCGCCGTGCTGCCCCGGGACTTCTCGGTGGAGGACGGCACGTTGACCGCGTCGATGAAGTTGCGCCGGCGCGAGATCGAGGACCGCTACCGGGAGGTCCTGGACAGCCTGTACGAGGGCTGA
- a CDS encoding TetR/AcrR family transcriptional regulator has protein sequence MRSESRRAVLDAALELVSGGLDAVTISALTARSGVSNGSVYHHFGSRAGVFAVLYEESFRHSVDAMAPALRAASVEAVVRGLVGHYLDWVVANPERARFLYAAPMTVEPVVKAAAFAPIAEWFAGRAAAGELRDVPVWSLDPVVMGPAHECARRFLLGVLDLAVVRAHVMDAVWSSVAPVGIVGTAC, from the coding sequence GTGCGAAGCGAGAGTCGACGGGCGGTGCTGGACGCCGCGCTCGAACTGGTCTCCGGCGGGCTCGACGCCGTGACGATCAGCGCCCTCACCGCGCGCTCGGGGGTGTCCAACGGCAGCGTCTACCACCACTTCGGCAGCCGTGCGGGGGTGTTCGCCGTGCTGTACGAGGAGAGCTTCCGGCACAGCGTCGACGCCATGGCGCCCGCGTTGCGCGCGGCGTCCGTCGAGGCCGTCGTCCGCGGCCTGGTCGGCCACTACCTGGACTGGGTCGTGGCGAACCCGGAACGCGCACGGTTCCTCTACGCCGCGCCGATGACCGTCGAACCGGTCGTCAAGGCCGCCGCGTTCGCCCCGATCGCGGAGTGGTTCGCGGGCCGCGCGGCGGCGGGCGAGCTGCGCGACGTGCCCGTGTGGTCCCTGGACCCGGTCGTGATGGGACCGGCGCACGAGTGCGCCCGCCGTTTCCTGCTGGGCGTGCTGGACCTGGCCGTCGTGCGGGCGCACGTGATGGACGCCGTGTGGTCGTCGGTGGCACCCGTCGGAATTGTCGGTACCGCCTGTTAG
- a CDS encoding glutamate--cysteine ligase encodes MGDEVARQEFTREDRSRYRTKVRTCLDVFARMLRESRFEFDRPTAGLEIELNLVDAAGDPAMRNAEALAAIADPDFVTELGRWNLEINVAPRPLSRDGVSGFEDVVRASLDEAERKAAETGAHLVTIGILPTLQPRHLAADALSADPRYALLNEQVLAARGEDLEIAIDGVERLRLTVDSIVPEGACTSTQFHLQVPPERFADYWNAAQVLAGVQVAIGANSPFLLGKELWRETRIALFRQATDTRGDELKEQGVRPRVWFGERWITSIFDLFEENVRYFPALLPICEAEDPVRVLDSGDTPALSELRLHNGTVYRWNRPVYDVVDGRPHLRVENRTMPAGPTVVDTMANAAFYYGLVRSLAEADRPLWTQMSFSAAEDNFLAGAKEGMEAQVYWPGLGTVPATELVLRHLLPLAHDGLDRLGVDPGRRDRLLDVIEQRCLTGVNGATWQSRAFHRLYDGTGLDRPEALRRMLRTYRDLMHTNEPVHTWPVP; translated from the coding sequence ATGGGCGACGAGGTCGCGCGGCAGGAGTTCACCCGGGAGGACCGGTCCCGGTACCGCACGAAGGTGCGGACCTGCCTGGACGTGTTCGCCCGGATGCTGCGCGAGTCCCGGTTCGAGTTCGACCGCCCGACCGCCGGGCTCGAGATCGAGCTGAACCTGGTCGATGCCGCGGGCGACCCGGCGATGCGCAACGCCGAGGCGTTGGCCGCGATCGCCGACCCGGACTTCGTGACGGAACTGGGCCGGTGGAACCTGGAGATCAACGTCGCGCCCCGGCCGTTGTCGCGCGACGGGGTGTCCGGGTTCGAGGACGTCGTCCGGGCGTCGCTCGACGAGGCCGAGCGCAAGGCGGCCGAGACGGGCGCGCACCTGGTCACGATCGGCATCCTGCCCACGTTGCAGCCCCGGCACCTGGCCGCGGACGCGCTGTCGGCCGACCCGCGCTACGCACTGCTCAACGAACAGGTGCTGGCCGCGCGCGGCGAGGACCTGGAGATCGCGATCGACGGCGTCGAGCGGCTGCGGCTGACCGTGGACTCGATCGTGCCGGAAGGTGCGTGCACGTCCACGCAGTTCCACCTCCAGGTGCCGCCGGAGAGGTTCGCCGACTACTGGAACGCCGCCCAGGTGCTCGCGGGCGTGCAGGTGGCGATCGGCGCGAACTCGCCGTTCCTGCTGGGCAAGGAGCTGTGGCGGGAGACGCGGATCGCGTTGTTCCGGCAGGCCACCGACACCCGCGGCGACGAGCTGAAGGAGCAGGGCGTCCGGCCGCGCGTGTGGTTCGGGGAGCGCTGGATCACGTCGATCTTCGACCTGTTCGAGGAGAACGTCCGCTACTTCCCCGCACTGCTGCCGATCTGCGAGGCCGAGGACCCGGTGCGGGTGCTCGACAGCGGCGACACCCCGGCGCTGTCGGAGCTGCGGCTGCACAACGGGACCGTGTACCGGTGGAACCGGCCGGTGTACGACGTGGTGGACGGGCGCCCGCACCTGCGCGTGGAGAACCGGACGATGCCCGCCGGACCGACGGTCGTGGACACGATGGCGAACGCGGCGTTCTACTACGGGCTGGTGCGCTCGCTGGCCGAGGCCGACCGTCCACTGTGGACACAGATGTCGTTCAGCGCGGCCGAGGACAACTTCCTGGCCGGCGCGAAGGAGGGCATGGAGGCCCAGGTGTACTGGCCGGGCCTGGGCACCGTGCCCGCCACCGAACTCGTGCTGCGCCACCTGCTGCCGTTGGCGCACGACGGACTCGACCGGCTCGGCGTCGACCCCGGCCGGCGGGACCGGTTGCTGGACGTGATCGAGCAGCGCTGCCTCACGGGCGTGAACGGCGCGACGTGGCAGAGCCGCGCGTTCCACCGCCTCTACGACGGCACCGGCCTGGACCGGCCGGAGGCGCTGCGACGGATGCTGCGCACCTATCGGGACCTCATGCACACCAACGAACCCGTGCACACCTGGCCGGTGCCGTGA
- a CDS encoding 4'-phosphopantetheinyl transferase family protein: MIIGDLLPPPVVAVDFFGDPEDAVLLPEEEEHVAKAVDKRRREFTTGRHLARTALGRLGFGPVPLLPGEKRAPRWPEGVVGSITHCKGYRAAAVGRTSQVWTIGIDAEPNEPTPDGVLGAIAVPGELAHLPRLRATGDHVAWDRLLFSAKESVYKAWFPLTGLWLGFEDAEVIVDPDGTFTARVLIDAPVVDGVRVDGFTGRWLARDGFVVSAIAVPAR, from the coding sequence GTGATCATCGGGGACCTGCTGCCGCCGCCGGTCGTGGCGGTCGACTTCTTCGGCGACCCGGAGGACGCCGTGCTGCTCCCCGAAGAGGAGGAGCACGTCGCCAAGGCCGTCGACAAGCGTCGTCGCGAGTTCACGACGGGACGCCACCTCGCGCGCACGGCGCTGGGCAGGCTCGGGTTCGGCCCGGTGCCGTTGCTGCCCGGTGAGAAGCGCGCACCGCGGTGGCCCGAGGGCGTGGTCGGGTCGATCACGCACTGCAAGGGCTACCGGGCCGCGGCCGTGGGCCGCACGTCGCAGGTGTGGACGATCGGCATCGACGCCGAACCCAACGAGCCCACGCCCGACGGCGTGCTCGGCGCGATCGCCGTGCCGGGCGAACTGGCCCACCTGCCCCGGCTGCGGGCGACCGGCGACCACGTGGCGTGGGACCGGTTGCTGTTCAGCGCCAAGGAGTCCGTCTACAAGGCGTGGTTCCCGCTGACCGGGCTGTGGCTGGGGTTCGAGGACGCCGAGGTGATCGTGGACCCCGACGGCACGTTCACCGCGCGCGTGCTGATCGACGCACCGGTCGTGGACGGCGTGCGGGTCGACGGGTTCACCGGGCGCTGGCTGGCGCGGGACGGGTTTGTGGTCAGCGCGATCGCGGTACCCGCGCGCTGA
- a CDS encoding metallophosphoesterase family protein — translation MTRTPRLLATSDLHVTYQQNRDFVRDLRSDSPDDWLIVAGDVAEKFESIEWTLSTLRGRFRRVVWSPGNHELWTVKDDANQSRGDDRYRQLVELCRSLDVLTPEDEYAVFEGAGGPVAVAPLFTLYDYTFRPAGTVDKASALAAAQEAGIMCTDEYFLHPDPYASREEWSWARIEETERRLSAVDPALRTVLINHWPLVRDPTFVLRYPEFALWCGSERTADWHLRFRAAVAVYGHLHIPRTIRKDGVRFDEVSLGYPREWQPRGWTGAPLLDVLREGDDR, via the coding sequence GTGACCCGCACGCCGCGCCTGCTCGCCACCAGTGACCTGCACGTGACGTACCAGCAGAACCGCGACTTCGTCCGCGACCTCAGGTCCGACTCCCCGGACGACTGGTTGATCGTGGCGGGCGACGTCGCCGAGAAGTTCGAGTCGATCGAGTGGACGCTGTCGACGCTGCGCGGGCGGTTCCGCCGGGTCGTGTGGTCCCCGGGCAACCACGAGCTGTGGACGGTGAAGGACGACGCGAACCAGTCGCGCGGCGACGACCGCTACCGGCAGTTGGTCGAGCTGTGCCGCAGCCTGGACGTGCTCACGCCCGAGGACGAGTACGCGGTGTTCGAGGGCGCGGGCGGCCCGGTCGCGGTGGCGCCGCTGTTCACGCTCTACGACTACACGTTCCGCCCGGCGGGCACGGTCGACAAGGCCTCCGCGCTGGCCGCCGCCCAGGAGGCGGGGATCATGTGCACGGACGAGTACTTCCTGCACCCCGACCCTTACGCGTCGCGCGAGGAGTGGTCGTGGGCGCGGATCGAGGAGACCGAACGGCGCCTGTCGGCTGTCGACCCGGCGTTGCGCACCGTGCTGATCAACCACTGGCCCCTCGTCCGTGATCCCACGTTCGTGTTGCGCTACCCGGAGTTCGCCCTGTGGTGCGGGTCCGAGCGCACGGCCGACTGGCACCTGCGCTTCCGCGCGGCCGTCGCCGTCTACGGACACCTGCACATCCCGCGCACGATCCGCAAGGACGGCGTGCGCTTCGACGAGGTGTCGCTGGGCTACCCGCGCGAGTGGCAGCCGCGCGGCTGGACCGGCGCGCCCCTGCTGGACGTGCTGCGCGAAGGGGACGACCGGTGA